One window of the Lepisosteus oculatus isolate fLepOcu1 chromosome 24, fLepOcu1.hap2, whole genome shotgun sequence genome contains the following:
- the zbtb43 gene encoding zinc finger and BTB domain-containing protein 43 has protein sequence MEAEANAFRVEFPDFSCSVLQKLNQQRQLGQLCDITVVVQGRRFRAHRAVLAASSPYFCDQVLLKNSLRVTLPDVMPPAVFESLLLSCYTGALLLPAADVVAFLTAASFLQMWHVVDKCTELLEGNPAVLCQRSCPGSALPSPRSGAGDCADCEAEPPGEEGPRPLYVPPSIMCHRRWVQVKAEKPEPEVPPPQEPQGPDPERPRPAEPESQPAAEEAPAEELKGSREGEPPYDEPLDFYGASTEGFGADRAEAGGPAGGGEDCGPGAGPGGDEGAEPSPGLQEETSHSGFTAVVYKLYPCQCGKSFTHKSQRDRHMSMHLGLRPYGCGVCGKKFKMKHHLVGHMKIHTGIKPYECSICSKRFMWRDSFHRHVSSCSRAYQARRAQQAAHIC, from the coding sequence ATGGAAGCGGAGGCGAACGCGTTCCGTGTGGAATTCCCGGACTTCTCCTGCTCCGTCCTGCAGAAGCTGAACCAGCAGCGGCAGCTGGGCCAGCTGTGCGACATCACGGTGGTGGTGCAGGGCCGCCGGTTCCGCGCGCACCGCGCCGTGCTGGCCGCCAGCTCGCCCTACTTCTGCGACCAGGTGCTGCTGAAGAACAGCCTGCGCGTCACGCTGCCCGACGTCATGCCCCCCGCCGTCTTCGAGAGCCTGCTGCTGTCCTGCTACACCGGCGCGCTGCTGCTGCCCGCCGCCGACGTCGTGGCCTTCCTGACGGCCGCCAGCTTCCTGCAGATGTGGCACGTGGTGGACAAGTGCACCGAGCTGCTGGAGGGCAACCCGGCGGTGCTGTGCCAGCGCTCCTGCCCCGGCAGCGCCCTCCCCTCGCCCCGCAGCGGCGCCGGCGACTGCGCGGACTGCGAGGCGGAGCCCCCCGGCGAGGAGGGCCCCCGGCCGCTGTACGTCCCGCCCAGCATCATGTGCCACCGGAGGTGGGTGCAGGTCAAGGCGGAGAAGCCCGAGCCGGAGGTGCCGCCCCCCCAGGAGCCCCAGGGCCCCGACCCCGAGCGGCCCCGCCCCGCGGAGCCGGAGAGCCAGCCGGCCGCGGAGGAGGCGCCGGCGGAGGAGCTGAAGGGGAGCCGGGAGGGGGAGCCCCCTTACGACGAGCCGCTGGACTTCTACGGGGCGTCCACGGAGGGGTTCGGCGCCGACAGAGCCGAGGCGGGCGGCCCGGCGGGGGGCGGAGAGGACTGTGGGCCGGGGGCGGGGCCGGGGGGCGACGAGGGGGCGGAGCCGTCGCCGGGCCTCCAGGAGGAGACCTCGCACTCGGGCTTCACCGCCGTGGTGTACAAGCTGTACCCCTGCCAGTGCGGCAAGAGCTTCACCCACAAGAGCCAGCGCGACCGGCACATGAGCATGCACCTGGGGCTGCGGCCCTACGGCTGCGGCGTCTGCGGCAAGAAGTTCAAGATGAAGCACCACCTGGTGGGGCACATGAAGATCCACACGGGCATCAAGCCCTACGAGTGCAGCATCTGCAGCAAGCGCTTCATGTGGAGGGACAGCTTCCACCGGCACGTGTCCTCCTGCTCCCGGGCCTACCAGGCCCGCCGCGCCCAGCAGGCCGCCCACATCTGCTGA